The Brevinematia bacterium nucleotide sequence AACGTTATCTTGAAAGCAAAATGACAAAAGGAGAACTGCTAAACAAAGAGCTACTAAGAGAAATCCTAGGATAAGAAAATCCTAACTACGTAGAAATCTATGACCTGGCCAATTGATTTAAGAGAAGTATTAGCAACCTTTGGTATAGTAGTAGAGAAAAAGCTAGAAGAAGAAATAAAGGAAAAAACTAACAAGTACTTAGGCATCTTATTTGAATGGAATCAGAAAACAAACCTCACTTCCTGCAAAACGGCGGAAGAATTTTTGAAAAACCATGTAATACTCTCCTATAACTTTATACCTTTCATTGAAAAATTTGAAACCATATTTGACTTTGGAAGCGGTAACGGTGTTCCCGGAATCCCTTTAAGCTTTCTTTTCTCCGATAAAACCTTTATATTAGTTGAAAACAGAAAAAGAAAATTAGCCTTTCTAGAGTATATCTCTTCAGCTCTCACAAAAAATGTAATAGTAATAGACTCATCACACAATACACCCCCAAAAGAATATCTGTCAAATTTTTGCGTAATAGCAAAAGCCTTCAGTAACATCATTGCAATGAAAAGATTCTTCAAAATACCTTTTGAACTTACAATACTCACCGAGAAAGTAGACTATCCAAAGAAAGTAAAAACCTACAACTCCACTCCACCGAAAATAGGTAACTTTGAGAAAATAAAACTCCATAGACTGCTCGTAGAATGATAACCAAAATACGAATAGGTAGGGTTCTAAAAGAGAGTAAATAAACCCTTTTTTAGCAAATACCTAAGAGGCTTAGTAAGAGGCAAAATTCTGCGATCAAACGAGCACTATCCGGAACCAAAGAGAGTAATTAAGCAAAAAGTTTAGAATCTTGCTTAGTTACCAACTGAAATTGGAATTTATTGAAACACTTTCTCCAGAAATGGAAAGAGATACTAAGAATTAATTATCATTCTCTCGTGAGGAAGATTACCCTTCTTACCTTATTATTAATCACTACTGGGTGTTATTACGATGTTGATCCCCCTGTAATAAAAGTAGAGCCAAAGATCGGCACAAACAACGTTCTTCTAGTATCAAAGGAGTTCAAGTATTTTGGAACAGACCCTAAAACAAAGAGAAAACTGTGGGAACTTATCGCTGAAAAGTCAGTAATATACAAAAATAACGAAGTAGACTTAGAAAACGTAGAGATAAAGTTTTTCAAGAACAATAATCTCTCCTCCGTCCTAAAGGGAAAAGTTGGTAAAATACATACCGAGAAAAACAGGGCAGAAATACGGGATAATGTGGTTCTAGAAAACTATGAAAACGAAACTAAGGTCTACTCCTCAAGGCTTATATGGGATGGTAATAAACGAATAATATACAATACAGAGTCAGACAAAACAACAATAGTATCACCAACTGCAAAACTTAAAGGTACGGGATTGAGAACCACACCAGATATGTCACCACTAGAACTTAAGAACGTTGAAGCCTTAGTTGAGTGAGCTATGATAGAGTATATTCTAATTGCAGTAATAACCTCCATTCTCAGTGCCTTAACTTCAGGCTTTGAAGCAATGTTCATAGCTCTCAACATCTATGATTTATCCAAACTTAATATCACATCAAGAAAGTATAAAAAGATAGAATTCCTCATTCTTAACAAGAGGATATTTCTATTTGTGTTTCTCTTTCTAAACACTATCTGGAATGTCCTATTTTCAATATCAATCTTCTACACCTTTCTTAAGCTAAACTTACCTGAGGTTGTTTCTGGAGTGCTTTCAGTAATTGTAGTAACACCTTTTCTTTTCGTCTTTTCCGAAGTCCTCCCCAAAGCCTTATTCAGAAGTTACAAAGAAAAAATAATTCTTCTCACCTACCCTATCTTCCTACCTATCGCTTTCATCGGAAGCATAGTCTTCAGGAAGAACTCAGAAGATACCATCTCCTTTGAACACATCGCAACCGTAATTCAAGAAGAGTTTGAAGAAAGCGAATTCCCCACAATCTCAGAAATTCTGAAAAACATTGCCAGCTTAGAAGAGATCAACTTAAAAAACATTATGCTCCCAATTAAAGAAATCAACACAGTTTCACCAAATACTAGTCTGAAAGAAGCTATAGACACAACCTCCGAAAAGGATTTCATCATCATTCTTAACAGAACAGATCCCGTAGGATTTGTAAACTTAAGGCATATCTCATCAAAATTTCCAAAAACTGATCCCCTAGGAAATATAACAAATTTCGCTAGAAAACCAAAATATATAGCCTACGAAGGATTAGAAGTATCAAAGCTATTTGAGTCCGAAATAGATTTTAAGGAACCTATCTTTGTTGTAAACGATACTGGAACGCTCGTGGGAATAGTTTCATATGAACAAATCTTGATAACCCTAATTAAAGCTATATCAGAAACTAGGAGAAGAGAAACTACTACTAAATCTCTAATCGTGGACGGAAATGAAAGTATCTTCACAGTCTTAGAAATTCTTGGCAAAAATCCATCCAAGGCTGAGAGTGAATACCCATGGATAAGAGTAAACAATACGGTAAGTGGCATCATCATGACTATCAACGGATTTTTGCCAAAAATAGGTCAGAAAATAAAATTCTCCGACATTACACTACAAGTCCTAGAAATATCCGGATTTAGAATATCCAAAGTCCGAGTGTCAGCTTAAGAAAGCACCTAAAGCACCGAATACAACTTTACCACACCTGACAATACCAAAAATAGTCCAATGTATAAACTAAACCCCATAACACCTAAAAAGAAAATTTTCAGAGAAGAAAGTTAAACCCCAAAAACCCTATCCAATTAAATTCCATCTTTATTAATATCAAACCTCAATCCAGTCGTTTAAAATATTTATGTAGAAAACTGAGGGTATATCTATGAAACTTTTGTTAGCACTGATACCACTTGTATTCTTGGCAAGCACCGCCTCTGGGTTAAAAGTTGCCGAAGAGGAAATAAAAAAATCTAAGAAGGTAGTATTTGAGAATTATAGAGGAAAAGTTAAAAGTGTTAGCGTCAAGCAACTGATAAATATCGGAAGAAAGCTTGCGGAAATTTCGGAAGAGATGGCAGTGAAAAACCATCTTCTATACTCAGTAACAAGAGTTCCACCTAGCGAGGAACTCTTCGGCGCGGACATAATATTCGTATCCAAAGGTTCTAGAATAAAACACATAAACGCTATAAGGTTCATACT carries:
- a CDS encoding RsmG family class I SAM-dependent methyltransferase; its protein translation is MTWPIDLREVLATFGIVVEKKLEEEIKEKTNKYLGILFEWNQKTNLTSCKTAEEFLKNHVILSYNFIPFIEKFETIFDFGSGNGVPGIPLSFLFSDKTFILVENRKRKLAFLEYISSALTKNVIVIDSSHNTPPKEYLSNFCVIAKAFSNIIAMKRFFKIPFELTILTEKVDYPKKVKTYNSTPPKIGNFEKIKLHRLLVE
- the lptC gene encoding LPS export ABC transporter periplasmic protein LptC; the protein is MRKITLLTLLLITTGCYYDVDPPVIKVEPKIGTNNVLLVSKEFKYFGTDPKTKRKLWELIAEKSVIYKNNEVDLENVEIKFFKNNNLSSVLKGKVGKIHTEKNRAEIRDNVVLENYENETKVYSSRLIWDGNKRIIYNTESDKTTIVSPTAKLKGTGLRTTPDMSPLELKNVEALVE
- a CDS encoding CNNM domain-containing protein, whose product is MIEYILIAVITSILSALTSGFEAMFIALNIYDLSKLNITSRKYKKIEFLILNKRIFLFVFLFLNTIWNVLFSISIFYTFLKLNLPEVVSGVLSVIVVTPFLFVFSEVLPKALFRSYKEKIILLTYPIFLPIAFIGSIVFRKNSEDTISFEHIATVIQEEFEESEFPTISEILKNIASLEEINLKNIMLPIKEINTVSPNTSLKEAIDTTSEKDFIIILNRTDPVGFVNLRHISSKFPKTDPLGNITNFARKPKYIAYEGLEVSKLFESEIDFKEPIFVVNDTGTLVGIVSYEQILITLIKAISETRRRETTTKSLIVDGNESIFTVLEILGKNPSKAESEYPWIRVNNTVSGIIMTINGFLPKIGQKIKFSDITLQVLEISGFRISKVRVSA